The nucleotide sequence TCGCCTACGAAAACGGCTTCGCCGCCCTGGCCACCGGCCACAATCTCGACGACGAGACGGCCCGGCTTTTCGCCAACGTCCTGCGCTGGGACCCGGCCTATTTGGGCACCCAGGGCCCGACGCTGCCCGGCGAGGGCAAGTTCGTGCGCAAGATAAAGCCCCTCTACCGGCTGACCGAATTCGAGACGGCGGCGTATTGCTTTTTAAAGGGCATCGACCACTGGAAGGCGGCCTGCCCCTACAGCGGCGGAGCCAGCTTCACCGGCCACAAAAAGCTCATCGCCGACCTGGAAGACCGCAGCCCCGGCCAGAAGATCGCGTTTTACGAGGCGTTTTTGGCCCAGGGCCGGCCGCACTTCGCCGGCGCGTCCCGGGGCGAGGGGCAGGATACGCTGTACGCTTGCGCACAGTGCGGTTTCCCGTCGTCCGGGGAGGTCTGCGGCGTGTGCCGGGTGCGCGAGCAGGTGGCGGCCCACAAGGCGCGGCGGGAAGCGGTCTAGCGCCGCCCTTCCCCTACTTCTTGGGTGTGGCGGCCTTGGTGGCCGGCTTGGCCTTGGCTTTGGGGGCGGGCTTAGGCTTTTTCTTCTTCGGCTTTTTCTTGGGCAGCTTGCCTTCTTCGGCCAACTTGAACAGCTTGCGCTTTTTCGAATCAAAGGTCAGGGCGGTGTTGATGGCGGCCAGGGCCAGGGCGGCGATGGTCAAGATCACCACCAACCCTTTTTGCAACTGCCACTTCTGGTTCTCCATCATATCGGCCACCCAGCCCTGGCCGTAGCGCTGAAAGAAATAGACCATAAGCGGCACGACGATAAGCGACAGCCCCAGGCTGGCCACTTCCATCCACATGAAATTGCGCCCGAAAAGCATGACGAAAAACGTGGTGTCGCGCACGACCCGCAGCGTCACCAGCCGCGTGCGCAAGGTCTGGATGCGCTCGTCCACCTCGGGCATGGTCTCGCGGCTTTTGCGGAAATTCTCGGCCTCGTCCATTTTGGCCGTGCGCATCCAGTTGAGCCTTGTGGCGCAGTAGTTGAAGTCACGGTTGAACTCCCGCAGCATGGCCGGAAACGGGAACCAGGCCGCCTCGCGCTGGATGGCCCGCAGGTCCTCCACCTGCCGGTCCTGGCGGGCACGCATGGCGGCCAGCTCGGCCTCAATGGCTTTTTTGACCTCGCCCTCGAAGACGTCCACCCCGGCCACAAACCGCTTGAAGGCCACATAATTGCTGACCTTGCCGAGCTTGCCCAGTTCCTCGGCTCGGCCGGCCGCCTCGGCCAGGTAGGGATCTTCGTCAAGAAACCGGCCGCGTACCGCCTCGGACAACTCCGTCAGGACCAATTGCCGTCCCTTGGCTTCATCCCGGGCCGCGTTCCAGATGCGCCACAAAGCCCCAAGCACCTGCAACCGGCCCCGCTCCAGCTCGGGATCGAGCATCACCCGATGGAAGGTCGGGGCGTCGGCGGCCACCAGGGGCAGGAGATACTGCAAGCCCTGGTCAATGAAGCCCATTTTCACCAGGCACACGCCCTGGCGGTAGGTCGGTTCGATCCACTTGGGGTTTTCGCGCAGGGTTTCACGATACTGGGCGATGGCCCGGTGGCAGTCGCCCTGAATCTCCCAGGCCCGG is from Solidesulfovibrio magneticus RS-1 and encodes:
- a CDS encoding ATP-binding protein — encoded protein: MKCKRCGELAAVKLPSHHAGFCPSCFEGFFKKQVETAVRRHGMIGRDEKVLVAVSGGKDSLALMRVLTDLGHVVEGLHVHLGIPDSSDPVAERTRAFCAASGLTLHVLHTAEHGLAVPDVKDAVRRPVCAVCGKIKRHYFNRFAYENGFAALATGHNLDDETARLFANVLRWDPAYLGTQGPTLPGEGKFVRKIKPLYRLTEFETAAYCFLKGIDHWKAACPYSGGASFTGHKKLIADLEDRSPGQKIAFYEAFLAQGRPHFAGASRGEGQDTLYACAQCGFPSSGEVCGVCRVREQVAAHKARREAV